A stretch of Mytilus edulis chromosome 11, xbMytEdul2.2, whole genome shotgun sequence DNA encodes these proteins:
- the LOC139494271 gene encoding coadhesin-like, with translation MKRCFILIASGILIYVSTTVSAKAIDGNWSVWVNVSSCSKSCGDGYVNRRRICDNPLPDEEGAYCTGASHDTVLCNEGVCQTIIGTWGLWGNFSLCSETCGDGSMVRNRSCDSSPPGYVEVECNGSSIEIDTCNDGPCPAIDGNWSQWSSYSSCTVSCGGGAQYRNRTCDNPEPEYGGLFCNGTDIDINECNPENCPGSMLQYLGGVNFPLTPYTIHPVSLHYKCSTLAPYTLNITSTQSEITHNAFFSKRKQECGAVTALGWCKWCMAYSVWCNGV, from the exons ATGAAAAGGTGTTTCATTCTCATAGCAAGTGGTATTTTGATTTATGTATCTACTACAGTTTCAGCCAAAG CAATTGATGGAAACTGGAGTGTCTGGGTAAATGTATCCTCTTGTTCAAAATCATGTGGTGATGGCTATGTCAACAGACGTCGAATATGTGATAATCCGCTTCCCGACGAAGAAGGTGCCTACTGTACTGGTGCTTCACATGATACAGTGTTATGTAATGAGGGTGTCTGTCAAACAATAATCGGTACTTGGGGTTTGTGGGGAAATTTTAGCTTATGTTCAGAAACCTGCGGTGATGGCAGTATGGTCAGAAATCGGTCATGTGACAGTTCTCCGCCAGGATATGTAGAAGTAGAATGTAATGGATCTAGCATTGAGATAGATACATGTAATGACGGACCATGTCCTGCAATTGATGGTAATTGGAGTCAATGGTCAAGCTATTCGTCTTGTACTGTCTCCTGTGGTGGAGGGGCTCAGTATCGCAACAGAACATGTGACAACCCAGAACCAGAGTATGGAGGATTGTTTTGTAATGGAACTGACATTGATATAAACGAATGCAATCCGGAAAATTGTccag GTTCTATGTTACAGTACTTGggtggtgtaaacttcccacttacaccatacaccatacatcCTGTGTCATTACACTATAAATGTTCCACcttagcaccatacaccttaaaCATAACATCTACACAATcggaaattacccataatgcatttttttccaaaagaaaacaagaatgtggtGCCgttacagcccttggatggtgtaaatgGTGTATGGCATACAGTGtttggtgtaatggtgtatga